One genomic window of Euwallacea fornicatus isolate EFF26 chromosome 7, ASM4011564v1, whole genome shotgun sequence includes the following:
- the LOC136340250 gene encoding sorting nexin-14-like isoform X2, which yields MIFTNLLEILRLILDDFYVKISAAVVLIFSGSYCLFLSPFAGFTILTCYLLGYVATFLLIKYRHLITNYLEKLLTKYRVKPYAQVKLKSSCSVCDGLTCRRHNVGRSVTPWKELQISCELNQAIKHFFNKILEEFICSWHKQFTENSEFLNELKFCLKYASASLVNRVLQIDYVSVLNKKLIPQSIKHIDDYLYMQQIAKLKNVKYDGVIVEYLGSNLHPATTNRSNELAYLQHLSAELIKYLFPPYYIGCKNYTVLLRELLAGWILLPLMDAIADPNIINSLVIIAINYKTASKPPLLPEEEEFLQEFIQLESSRKPAFMMSLNKIKNSTELLYPFMQFLKKEEQVHLLQFCMDVDDFNTKLLTPDLSKKQLEGLHVQALNLYKEYLNADSFNFIGCSSEICAEFSDLIEDIYSVAKLRTSKPLYQAYEFAFNQLEAFWLPHFFHSNEFYNYICGTKITSSYNKASIKSKKYYEQSNYGAVSKISSSLGKIRGVLKAAAPIEGSLDPLESGYSEDVIFSDNLMRDLSSWKVKISTSEETQTHKIVHFCISVFHIDETTPEKKINSWSVRRKDQDFFTLKAKLVEFHGESEICDSPLPSRKAGSLVESRIPKYEEFLGKLLQKPSLRSSDLLHSFLTIEDDFTLAISTMAPNNQDIGNIYQSVAYKLRKEKGQNLDSFINTFVSSVMKQKPDKPDIAEEGTEAEASLNKDAGNPKTFKSQVFKDNFGISYKLCSGNTGNGFHPSSFSESFFYLLRHIFKINLVLLKVYVAICSIAQQLVDILISVLIEKKIKAALTQYNLTYLIKLLEGAIFNTHAPHTTEEYEKRRSRAFADIQCCPNFLNRILGGKVNDGLTELLQILQNPHYNKQLCYNLLDTILVETFPELNDA from the exons ATgatttttaccaatttgtTGGAGATTTTACGCTTAATTTTAGATGACTTTTACGTGAAAATATCTGCTGCAGTTGTTTTAATCTTCAGTGGATCATACTGTCTTTTCCTCAG CCCTTTTGCAGGTTTTACAATATTGACCTGCTATCTTCTAGGCTATGTTGCAACTTTCCTTTTAATTAAGTATCGCCATTTGATTACTAATTATCTTGAAAAGCTGTTAACTAAATACAGAGTCAAACCATATGCTCAAGTGAAGCTAAAGTCTTCCTGCAGTGTTTGCGATGGACTTACATGTAGGAGGCATAATGTGGGTAGGAGTGTTACTCCATGGAAGGAGTTGCAGATTAGTTGTGAGCTAAATCAAGCTATTAAGCAT ttctttaataaaattttagaagaGTTCATATGCTCTTGGCATAAGCAGTTTACAGAGAATTCTGAGTTTTTAAATGAGTTGAagttttgcttaaaatatgcCAGTGCCAGTTTAGTGAATCGAGTACTTCAAATTGATTATGTTAGTGTCCTTAACAAGAAACTTATACCTCAG AGCATTAAGCACATAGATGACTACCTGTATATGCAACAAAtcgcaaaacttaaaaatgtcAAGTATGATGGGGTTATAGTTGAATATTTGGGAAGTAATTTACATCCTGCTACTACTAATCGCAGCAACGAGTTGGCATATCTGCAACATTTAAGTGCTGAATTGATCAAATATCTATTCCCTCCCTATTACATCGGTTGCAA gAATTATACAGTTTTGTTGCGAGAACTATTGGCTGGTTGGATACTTCTGCCACTAATGGATGCAATCGCAGACCCGAACATTATCAACTCTTTAGTAATCATTGCTATAAACTATAAGACAGCCTCAAAGCCTCCATTGCTTCCAGAAGAGGAGGAGTTTTTGCAGGAATTTATCCAACTTGAGAGTAGTAGAAAGCCCGCCTTTATGATGAGTTTAAATAAGATTAAAAATAGCACTGAATTGCTTTACCCTTTTATGCAATTTCTCAAGAAAGAGGAGCAGGTGCATTTGCTGCAGTTTTGCATGGATGTCG ATGATTTCAATACCAAACTGCTGACACCGGACTTGTCAAAAAAGCAATTGGAAGGGCTCCATGTACAGGCATTAAACTTGTATAAAGAGTATCTCAATGCAGACTCATTTAACTTTATTGGCTGCTCGTCAGAGATTTGCGCGGAGTTTTCCGATCTCATTGAAGACATTTATAGTGTTGCGAAACTGCGCACCTCAAAACCACTCTATCAGGCCTATGAGTTTGCGTTCAATCAGTTGGAAGCATTTTGGCTgccacatttttttcatagcAATGAA TTCTACAACTACATTTGCGGCACGAAAATCACTTCAAGCTATAACAAAGCTTCGATAAA GAGTAAAAAGTATTATGAGCAATCGAATTATGGGGCAGTATCGAAGATCAGCAGCAGCCTCGGAAAAATTAGGGGAGTCTTAAAGGCTGCTGCTCCAATCGAGGGTTCTTTGGATCCACTCGAAAGCGGCTATTCTGAAGATGTGATTTTTTCTGATAATCTTATGAGAGACCTAAGCAGTtggaaagtaaaaatttccaCTTCCGAG GagactcaaacacacaaaattGTTCACTTCTGCATCAGTGTGTTCCACATCGATGAGACCACTCCCGAGAAAAAGATAAACAGCTGGTCGGTACGGAGGAAAGatcaggatttttttactcTTAAAGCCAAGCTCGTGGAGTTTCATGGAGAGAGTGAGATTTGTGATTCACCTCTGCCTTCGAGGAA GGCTGGTTCATTGGTGGAGTCTCGAATACCAAAGTATGAGGAGTTCTTGGGGAAGCTGTTGCAAAAGCCTAGCTTAAGAAGCAGTGATTTGCTCCATTCCTTTCTTACTATTGAAGATGACTTTACTTTAG cgaTTTCAACTATGGCTCCAAACAATCAAGATATTGGCAATATCTACCAGTCAGTGGCTTATAAACTTAGAAAGGaaaaaggacaaaatttggataGTTTTATTAATACTTTCGTTAGTTCTGTGATGAAGCAGAAGCCAGA CAAACCTGATATAGCTGAGGAGGGCACCGAGGCAGAGGCGTCCTTGAATAAGGACGCCGGAAATCCGAAGACATTCAAAAGccaagtttttaaagataatttcgGGATTTCGTATAAACTGTGCTCTGGAAATACGGGCAATGGGTTTCATCCATCATCATTTTCAGAAAGTTTCTTCTACCTTC TGCgccatatatttaaaattaatctagTCTTGCTAAAAGTTTACGTGGCAATCTGCAGCATTGCCCAACAACTTGTGGACATATTAATTAGTGTTCTGATCGAAAAGAAAATCAAGGCAGCTTTAACTCAGTACAATTTGACCTACCTGATCAAATTGTTGGAAG gtgcaatttttaatacacACGCTCCACATACTACTGAGGAATATGAGAAGCGAAGAAGCAGGGCATTCGCGGACATACAGTGTTGTCCTAATTTTTTGAACAGGATTTTGGGAGGGAAAGTCAATGATGGGTTGACCGAGTTGTTGCAGATTTTACAAAATCCTCATTATAATAAGCAA CTCTGCTATAACTTACTGGATACCATTTTAGTGGAAACATTTCCAGAGCTGAACGACGCTTAA
- the LOC136340250 gene encoding sorting nexin-14-like isoform X3: MIFTNLLEILRLILDDFYVKISAAVVLIFSGSYCLFLSPFAGFTILTCYLLGYVATFLLIKYRHLITNYLEKLLTKYRVKPYAQVKLKSSCSVCDGLTCRRHNVGRSVTPWKELQISCELNQAIKHFFNKILEEFICSWHKQFTENSEFLNELKFCLKYASASLVNRVLQIDYVSVLNKKLIPQSIKHIDDYLYMQQIAKLKNVKYDGVIVEYLGSNLHPATTNRSNELAYLQHLSAELIKYLFPPYYIGCKNYTVLLRELLAGWILLPLMDAIADPNIINSLVIIAINYKTASKPPLLPEEEEFLQEFIQLESSRKPAFMMSLNKIKNSTELLYPFMQFLKKEEQVHLLQFCMDVDDFNTKLLTPDLSKKQLEGLHVQALNLYKEYLNADSFNFIGCSSEICAEFSDLIEDIYSVAKLRTSKPLYQAYEFAFNQLEAFWLPHFFHSNEFYNYICGTKITSSYNKASIKNPFICFGSPTKLRSKKYYEQSNYGAVSKISSSLGKIRGVLKAAAPIEGSLDPLESGYSEDVIFSDNLMRDLSSWKVKISTSEETQTHKIVHFCISVFHIDETTPEKKINSWSVRRKDQDFFTLKAKLVEFHGESEICDSPLPSRKAGSLVESRIPKYEEFLGKLLQKPSLRSSDLLHSFLTIEDDFTLAISTMAPNNQDIGNIYQSVAYKLRKEKGQNLDSFINTFVSSVMKQKPDKPDIAEEGTEAEASLNKDAGNPKTFKSQVFKDNFGISYKLCSGNTGNGFHPSSFSESFFYLLRHIFKINLVLLKVYVAICSIAQQLVDILISVLIEKKIKAALTQYNLTYLIKLLEGAIFNTHAPHTTEEYEKRRSRAFADIQCCPNFLNRILGGKVNDGLTELLQILQNPHYNKQALRHR, from the exons ATgatttttaccaatttgtTGGAGATTTTACGCTTAATTTTAGATGACTTTTACGTGAAAATATCTGCTGCAGTTGTTTTAATCTTCAGTGGATCATACTGTCTTTTCCTCAG CCCTTTTGCAGGTTTTACAATATTGACCTGCTATCTTCTAGGCTATGTTGCAACTTTCCTTTTAATTAAGTATCGCCATTTGATTACTAATTATCTTGAAAAGCTGTTAACTAAATACAGAGTCAAACCATATGCTCAAGTGAAGCTAAAGTCTTCCTGCAGTGTTTGCGATGGACTTACATGTAGGAGGCATAATGTGGGTAGGAGTGTTACTCCATGGAAGGAGTTGCAGATTAGTTGTGAGCTAAATCAAGCTATTAAGCAT ttctttaataaaattttagaagaGTTCATATGCTCTTGGCATAAGCAGTTTACAGAGAATTCTGAGTTTTTAAATGAGTTGAagttttgcttaaaatatgcCAGTGCCAGTTTAGTGAATCGAGTACTTCAAATTGATTATGTTAGTGTCCTTAACAAGAAACTTATACCTCAG AGCATTAAGCACATAGATGACTACCTGTATATGCAACAAAtcgcaaaacttaaaaatgtcAAGTATGATGGGGTTATAGTTGAATATTTGGGAAGTAATTTACATCCTGCTACTACTAATCGCAGCAACGAGTTGGCATATCTGCAACATTTAAGTGCTGAATTGATCAAATATCTATTCCCTCCCTATTACATCGGTTGCAA gAATTATACAGTTTTGTTGCGAGAACTATTGGCTGGTTGGATACTTCTGCCACTAATGGATGCAATCGCAGACCCGAACATTATCAACTCTTTAGTAATCATTGCTATAAACTATAAGACAGCCTCAAAGCCTCCATTGCTTCCAGAAGAGGAGGAGTTTTTGCAGGAATTTATCCAACTTGAGAGTAGTAGAAAGCCCGCCTTTATGATGAGTTTAAATAAGATTAAAAATAGCACTGAATTGCTTTACCCTTTTATGCAATTTCTCAAGAAAGAGGAGCAGGTGCATTTGCTGCAGTTTTGCATGGATGTCG ATGATTTCAATACCAAACTGCTGACACCGGACTTGTCAAAAAAGCAATTGGAAGGGCTCCATGTACAGGCATTAAACTTGTATAAAGAGTATCTCAATGCAGACTCATTTAACTTTATTGGCTGCTCGTCAGAGATTTGCGCGGAGTTTTCCGATCTCATTGAAGACATTTATAGTGTTGCGAAACTGCGCACCTCAAAACCACTCTATCAGGCCTATGAGTTTGCGTTCAATCAGTTGGAAGCATTTTGGCTgccacatttttttcatagcAATGAA TTCTACAACTACATTTGCGGCACGAAAATCACTTCAAGCTATAACAAAGCTTCGATAAA GAACCCATTCATTTGTTTTGGATCTCCTACCAAACTTAG GAGTAAAAAGTATTATGAGCAATCGAATTATGGGGCAGTATCGAAGATCAGCAGCAGCCTCGGAAAAATTAGGGGAGTCTTAAAGGCTGCTGCTCCAATCGAGGGTTCTTTGGATCCACTCGAAAGCGGCTATTCTGAAGATGTGATTTTTTCTGATAATCTTATGAGAGACCTAAGCAGTtggaaagtaaaaatttccaCTTCCGAG GagactcaaacacacaaaattGTTCACTTCTGCATCAGTGTGTTCCACATCGATGAGACCACTCCCGAGAAAAAGATAAACAGCTGGTCGGTACGGAGGAAAGatcaggatttttttactcTTAAAGCCAAGCTCGTGGAGTTTCATGGAGAGAGTGAGATTTGTGATTCACCTCTGCCTTCGAGGAA GGCTGGTTCATTGGTGGAGTCTCGAATACCAAAGTATGAGGAGTTCTTGGGGAAGCTGTTGCAAAAGCCTAGCTTAAGAAGCAGTGATTTGCTCCATTCCTTTCTTACTATTGAAGATGACTTTACTTTAG cgaTTTCAACTATGGCTCCAAACAATCAAGATATTGGCAATATCTACCAGTCAGTGGCTTATAAACTTAGAAAGGaaaaaggacaaaatttggataGTTTTATTAATACTTTCGTTAGTTCTGTGATGAAGCAGAAGCCAGA CAAACCTGATATAGCTGAGGAGGGCACCGAGGCAGAGGCGTCCTTGAATAAGGACGCCGGAAATCCGAAGACATTCAAAAGccaagtttttaaagataatttcgGGATTTCGTATAAACTGTGCTCTGGAAATACGGGCAATGGGTTTCATCCATCATCATTTTCAGAAAGTTTCTTCTACCTTC TGCgccatatatttaaaattaatctagTCTTGCTAAAAGTTTACGTGGCAATCTGCAGCATTGCCCAACAACTTGTGGACATATTAATTAGTGTTCTGATCGAAAAGAAAATCAAGGCAGCTTTAACTCAGTACAATTTGACCTACCTGATCAAATTGTTGGAAG gtgcaatttttaatacacACGCTCCACATACTACTGAGGAATATGAGAAGCGAAGAAGCAGGGCATTCGCGGACATACAGTGTTGTCCTAATTTTTTGAACAGGATTTTGGGAGGGAAAGTCAATGATGGGTTGACCGAGTTGTTGCAGATTTTACAAAATCCTCATTATAATAAGCAA GCTTTGCGACATAGGTGA
- the LOC136340250 gene encoding sorting nexin-14-like isoform X1, with the protein MIFTNLLEILRLILDDFYVKISAAVVLIFSGSYCLFLSPFAGFTILTCYLLGYVATFLLIKYRHLITNYLEKLLTKYRVKPYAQVKLKSSCSVCDGLTCRRHNVGRSVTPWKELQISCELNQAIKHFFNKILEEFICSWHKQFTENSEFLNELKFCLKYASASLVNRVLQIDYVSVLNKKLIPQSIKHIDDYLYMQQIAKLKNVKYDGVIVEYLGSNLHPATTNRSNELAYLQHLSAELIKYLFPPYYIGCKNYTVLLRELLAGWILLPLMDAIADPNIINSLVIIAINYKTASKPPLLPEEEEFLQEFIQLESSRKPAFMMSLNKIKNSTELLYPFMQFLKKEEQVHLLQFCMDVDDFNTKLLTPDLSKKQLEGLHVQALNLYKEYLNADSFNFIGCSSEICAEFSDLIEDIYSVAKLRTSKPLYQAYEFAFNQLEAFWLPHFFHSNEFYNYICGTKITSSYNKASIKNPFICFGSPTKLRSKKYYEQSNYGAVSKISSSLGKIRGVLKAAAPIEGSLDPLESGYSEDVIFSDNLMRDLSSWKVKISTSEETQTHKIVHFCISVFHIDETTPEKKINSWSVRRKDQDFFTLKAKLVEFHGESEICDSPLPSRKAGSLVESRIPKYEEFLGKLLQKPSLRSSDLLHSFLTIEDDFTLAISTMAPNNQDIGNIYQSVAYKLRKEKGQNLDSFINTFVSSVMKQKPDKPDIAEEGTEAEASLNKDAGNPKTFKSQVFKDNFGISYKLCSGNTGNGFHPSSFSESFFYLLRHIFKINLVLLKVYVAICSIAQQLVDILISVLIEKKIKAALTQYNLTYLIKLLEGAIFNTHAPHTTEEYEKRRSRAFADIQCCPNFLNRILGGKVNDGLTELLQILQNPHYNKQLCYNLLDTILVETFPELNDA; encoded by the exons ATgatttttaccaatttgtTGGAGATTTTACGCTTAATTTTAGATGACTTTTACGTGAAAATATCTGCTGCAGTTGTTTTAATCTTCAGTGGATCATACTGTCTTTTCCTCAG CCCTTTTGCAGGTTTTACAATATTGACCTGCTATCTTCTAGGCTATGTTGCAACTTTCCTTTTAATTAAGTATCGCCATTTGATTACTAATTATCTTGAAAAGCTGTTAACTAAATACAGAGTCAAACCATATGCTCAAGTGAAGCTAAAGTCTTCCTGCAGTGTTTGCGATGGACTTACATGTAGGAGGCATAATGTGGGTAGGAGTGTTACTCCATGGAAGGAGTTGCAGATTAGTTGTGAGCTAAATCAAGCTATTAAGCAT ttctttaataaaattttagaagaGTTCATATGCTCTTGGCATAAGCAGTTTACAGAGAATTCTGAGTTTTTAAATGAGTTGAagttttgcttaaaatatgcCAGTGCCAGTTTAGTGAATCGAGTACTTCAAATTGATTATGTTAGTGTCCTTAACAAGAAACTTATACCTCAG AGCATTAAGCACATAGATGACTACCTGTATATGCAACAAAtcgcaaaacttaaaaatgtcAAGTATGATGGGGTTATAGTTGAATATTTGGGAAGTAATTTACATCCTGCTACTACTAATCGCAGCAACGAGTTGGCATATCTGCAACATTTAAGTGCTGAATTGATCAAATATCTATTCCCTCCCTATTACATCGGTTGCAA gAATTATACAGTTTTGTTGCGAGAACTATTGGCTGGTTGGATACTTCTGCCACTAATGGATGCAATCGCAGACCCGAACATTATCAACTCTTTAGTAATCATTGCTATAAACTATAAGACAGCCTCAAAGCCTCCATTGCTTCCAGAAGAGGAGGAGTTTTTGCAGGAATTTATCCAACTTGAGAGTAGTAGAAAGCCCGCCTTTATGATGAGTTTAAATAAGATTAAAAATAGCACTGAATTGCTTTACCCTTTTATGCAATTTCTCAAGAAAGAGGAGCAGGTGCATTTGCTGCAGTTTTGCATGGATGTCG ATGATTTCAATACCAAACTGCTGACACCGGACTTGTCAAAAAAGCAATTGGAAGGGCTCCATGTACAGGCATTAAACTTGTATAAAGAGTATCTCAATGCAGACTCATTTAACTTTATTGGCTGCTCGTCAGAGATTTGCGCGGAGTTTTCCGATCTCATTGAAGACATTTATAGTGTTGCGAAACTGCGCACCTCAAAACCACTCTATCAGGCCTATGAGTTTGCGTTCAATCAGTTGGAAGCATTTTGGCTgccacatttttttcatagcAATGAA TTCTACAACTACATTTGCGGCACGAAAATCACTTCAAGCTATAACAAAGCTTCGATAAA GAACCCATTCATTTGTTTTGGATCTCCTACCAAACTTAG GAGTAAAAAGTATTATGAGCAATCGAATTATGGGGCAGTATCGAAGATCAGCAGCAGCCTCGGAAAAATTAGGGGAGTCTTAAAGGCTGCTGCTCCAATCGAGGGTTCTTTGGATCCACTCGAAAGCGGCTATTCTGAAGATGTGATTTTTTCTGATAATCTTATGAGAGACCTAAGCAGTtggaaagtaaaaatttccaCTTCCGAG GagactcaaacacacaaaattGTTCACTTCTGCATCAGTGTGTTCCACATCGATGAGACCACTCCCGAGAAAAAGATAAACAGCTGGTCGGTACGGAGGAAAGatcaggatttttttactcTTAAAGCCAAGCTCGTGGAGTTTCATGGAGAGAGTGAGATTTGTGATTCACCTCTGCCTTCGAGGAA GGCTGGTTCATTGGTGGAGTCTCGAATACCAAAGTATGAGGAGTTCTTGGGGAAGCTGTTGCAAAAGCCTAGCTTAAGAAGCAGTGATTTGCTCCATTCCTTTCTTACTATTGAAGATGACTTTACTTTAG cgaTTTCAACTATGGCTCCAAACAATCAAGATATTGGCAATATCTACCAGTCAGTGGCTTATAAACTTAGAAAGGaaaaaggacaaaatttggataGTTTTATTAATACTTTCGTTAGTTCTGTGATGAAGCAGAAGCCAGA CAAACCTGATATAGCTGAGGAGGGCACCGAGGCAGAGGCGTCCTTGAATAAGGACGCCGGAAATCCGAAGACATTCAAAAGccaagtttttaaagataatttcgGGATTTCGTATAAACTGTGCTCTGGAAATACGGGCAATGGGTTTCATCCATCATCATTTTCAGAAAGTTTCTTCTACCTTC TGCgccatatatttaaaattaatctagTCTTGCTAAAAGTTTACGTGGCAATCTGCAGCATTGCCCAACAACTTGTGGACATATTAATTAGTGTTCTGATCGAAAAGAAAATCAAGGCAGCTTTAACTCAGTACAATTTGACCTACCTGATCAAATTGTTGGAAG gtgcaatttttaatacacACGCTCCACATACTACTGAGGAATATGAGAAGCGAAGAAGCAGGGCATTCGCGGACATACAGTGTTGTCCTAATTTTTTGAACAGGATTTTGGGAGGGAAAGTCAATGATGGGTTGACCGAGTTGTTGCAGATTTTACAAAATCCTCATTATAATAAGCAA CTCTGCTATAACTTACTGGATACCATTTTAGTGGAAACATTTCCAGAGCTGAACGACGCTTAA
- the LOC136340250 gene encoding sorting nexin-14-like isoform X4, whose protein sequence is MLVSLTRNLYLRTDINMFQSIKHIDDYLYMQQIAKLKNVKYDGVIVEYLGSNLHPATTNRSNELAYLQHLSAELIKYLFPPYYIGCKNYTVLLRELLAGWILLPLMDAIADPNIINSLVIIAINYKTASKPPLLPEEEEFLQEFIQLESSRKPAFMMSLNKIKNSTELLYPFMQFLKKEEQVHLLQFCMDVDDFNTKLLTPDLSKKQLEGLHVQALNLYKEYLNADSFNFIGCSSEICAEFSDLIEDIYSVAKLRTSKPLYQAYEFAFNQLEAFWLPHFFHSNEFYNYICGTKITSSYNKASIKNPFICFGSPTKLRSKKYYEQSNYGAVSKISSSLGKIRGVLKAAAPIEGSLDPLESGYSEDVIFSDNLMRDLSSWKVKISTSEETQTHKIVHFCISVFHIDETTPEKKINSWSVRRKDQDFFTLKAKLVEFHGESEICDSPLPSRKAGSLVESRIPKYEEFLGKLLQKPSLRSSDLLHSFLTIEDDFTLAISTMAPNNQDIGNIYQSVAYKLRKEKGQNLDSFINTFVSSVMKQKPDKPDIAEEGTEAEASLNKDAGNPKTFKSQVFKDNFGISYKLCSGNTGNGFHPSSFSESFFYLLRHIFKINLVLLKVYVAICSIAQQLVDILISVLIEKKIKAALTQYNLTYLIKLLEGAIFNTHAPHTTEEYEKRRSRAFADIQCCPNFLNRILGGKVNDGLTELLQILQNPHYNKQLCYNLLDTILVETFPELNDA, encoded by the exons ATGTTAGTGTCCTTAACAAGAAACTTATACCTCAG GACTGATATCAATATGTTCCAGAGCATTAAGCACATAGATGACTACCTGTATATGCAACAAAtcgcaaaacttaaaaatgtcAAGTATGATGGGGTTATAGTTGAATATTTGGGAAGTAATTTACATCCTGCTACTACTAATCGCAGCAACGAGTTGGCATATCTGCAACATTTAAGTGCTGAATTGATCAAATATCTATTCCCTCCCTATTACATCGGTTGCAA gAATTATACAGTTTTGTTGCGAGAACTATTGGCTGGTTGGATACTTCTGCCACTAATGGATGCAATCGCAGACCCGAACATTATCAACTCTTTAGTAATCATTGCTATAAACTATAAGACAGCCTCAAAGCCTCCATTGCTTCCAGAAGAGGAGGAGTTTTTGCAGGAATTTATCCAACTTGAGAGTAGTAGAAAGCCCGCCTTTATGATGAGTTTAAATAAGATTAAAAATAGCACTGAATTGCTTTACCCTTTTATGCAATTTCTCAAGAAAGAGGAGCAGGTGCATTTGCTGCAGTTTTGCATGGATGTCG ATGATTTCAATACCAAACTGCTGACACCGGACTTGTCAAAAAAGCAATTGGAAGGGCTCCATGTACAGGCATTAAACTTGTATAAAGAGTATCTCAATGCAGACTCATTTAACTTTATTGGCTGCTCGTCAGAGATTTGCGCGGAGTTTTCCGATCTCATTGAAGACATTTATAGTGTTGCGAAACTGCGCACCTCAAAACCACTCTATCAGGCCTATGAGTTTGCGTTCAATCAGTTGGAAGCATTTTGGCTgccacatttttttcatagcAATGAA TTCTACAACTACATTTGCGGCACGAAAATCACTTCAAGCTATAACAAAGCTTCGATAAA GAACCCATTCATTTGTTTTGGATCTCCTACCAAACTTAG GAGTAAAAAGTATTATGAGCAATCGAATTATGGGGCAGTATCGAAGATCAGCAGCAGCCTCGGAAAAATTAGGGGAGTCTTAAAGGCTGCTGCTCCAATCGAGGGTTCTTTGGATCCACTCGAAAGCGGCTATTCTGAAGATGTGATTTTTTCTGATAATCTTATGAGAGACCTAAGCAGTtggaaagtaaaaatttccaCTTCCGAG GagactcaaacacacaaaattGTTCACTTCTGCATCAGTGTGTTCCACATCGATGAGACCACTCCCGAGAAAAAGATAAACAGCTGGTCGGTACGGAGGAAAGatcaggatttttttactcTTAAAGCCAAGCTCGTGGAGTTTCATGGAGAGAGTGAGATTTGTGATTCACCTCTGCCTTCGAGGAA GGCTGGTTCATTGGTGGAGTCTCGAATACCAAAGTATGAGGAGTTCTTGGGGAAGCTGTTGCAAAAGCCTAGCTTAAGAAGCAGTGATTTGCTCCATTCCTTTCTTACTATTGAAGATGACTTTACTTTAG cgaTTTCAACTATGGCTCCAAACAATCAAGATATTGGCAATATCTACCAGTCAGTGGCTTATAAACTTAGAAAGGaaaaaggacaaaatttggataGTTTTATTAATACTTTCGTTAGTTCTGTGATGAAGCAGAAGCCAGA CAAACCTGATATAGCTGAGGAGGGCACCGAGGCAGAGGCGTCCTTGAATAAGGACGCCGGAAATCCGAAGACATTCAAAAGccaagtttttaaagataatttcgGGATTTCGTATAAACTGTGCTCTGGAAATACGGGCAATGGGTTTCATCCATCATCATTTTCAGAAAGTTTCTTCTACCTTC TGCgccatatatttaaaattaatctagTCTTGCTAAAAGTTTACGTGGCAATCTGCAGCATTGCCCAACAACTTGTGGACATATTAATTAGTGTTCTGATCGAAAAGAAAATCAAGGCAGCTTTAACTCAGTACAATTTGACCTACCTGATCAAATTGTTGGAAG gtgcaatttttaatacacACGCTCCACATACTACTGAGGAATATGAGAAGCGAAGAAGCAGGGCATTCGCGGACATACAGTGTTGTCCTAATTTTTTGAACAGGATTTTGGGAGGGAAAGTCAATGATGGGTTGACCGAGTTGTTGCAGATTTTACAAAATCCTCATTATAATAAGCAA CTCTGCTATAACTTACTGGATACCATTTTAGTGGAAACATTTCCAGAGCTGAACGACGCTTAA